One segment of Amycolatopsis alba DSM 44262 DNA contains the following:
- a CDS encoding methyltransferase domain-containing protein, producing MIYEDPRAYLLGLEGIALLRAFTGEFDRDFVEARIAEIRRVLADETLANAAVEVDRVDTVTGYRLWSETYDQPNAAFDIDEPVVKEIVDSLPVGVALDAACGTGRYAEFLAGRGHRVIGVDGSPDMLARARVRVPQGEFLVGDLHRLPVADAQVDLVVCALALTHIPTLEPVMAEFARVLRPGGHLVIADMHPERVAQGAIPPVRSADGRPGRLSAYRHSIGDYLRAALPVGLHVRRCEEPLLPANGRSGPADRTGTFGAVGPWELWPWCLADMVPEAARAVSAGAPAQVIWHFQLGGL from the coding sequence GTGATCTATGAAGACCCGCGGGCGTATCTGCTCGGGCTTGAGGGCATCGCGTTGTTGCGCGCGTTCACCGGAGAGTTCGACCGCGACTTCGTGGAGGCCCGAATCGCGGAGATCCGCAGGGTGCTCGCCGACGAGACGTTGGCAAACGCGGCCGTGGAGGTCGACCGGGTCGACACGGTTACCGGCTACCGACTGTGGTCGGAGACGTATGACCAGCCCAACGCGGCGTTCGACATCGACGAGCCCGTGGTCAAGGAGATCGTGGACTCGCTGCCCGTGGGCGTTGCTCTGGACGCCGCGTGCGGGACCGGTCGCTATGCGGAGTTCCTGGCCGGGCGTGGCCATCGGGTCATCGGCGTGGACGGCTCGCCCGACATGCTCGCGCGGGCGCGTGTCCGGGTGCCGCAGGGCGAGTTCCTGGTCGGTGATCTGCACCGGCTCCCGGTGGCCGACGCTCAAGTCGATCTGGTCGTGTGTGCCTTGGCGCTGACCCACATTCCGACGCTCGAGCCGGTGATGGCGGAGTTCGCCAGGGTTCTGCGTCCAGGCGGGCACCTGGTGATCGCCGACATGCACCCCGAGCGAGTGGCGCAGGGCGCGATTCCACCCGTGCGCAGTGCTGATGGCCGACCTGGACGGCTGAGCGCTTACCGCCATTCGATCGGGGACTACCTGCGTGCCGCGTTGCCGGTGGGACTGCACGTGCGTCGCTGCGAGGAACCTCTCCTGCCGGCGAACGGACGGTCGGGGCCCGCGGATCGGACAGGCACGTTCGGGGCGGTGGGACCGTGGGAGCTGTGGCCGTGGTGTCTGGCCGACATGGTGCCCGAAGCGGCACGAGCCGTCAGCGCAGGCGCGCCCGCGCAGGTCATCTGGCATTTCCAGCTGGGTGGTCTGTGA
- a CDS encoding maleylpyruvate isomerase N-terminal domain-containing protein, with protein sequence MDLFSRSWAALLAAVAETPDEDFAKPSGCAGWLVQDLVCHLVIDAQDVLITLATPAETAPTRDAVTYWEVSTKPPTGEDDLDALIVRLAAAYREPRLLKFHLDDVGSAAGRAARLADQGTMVATRDIVLSAGDFLAAYVLEWTLHHLDLVAHLPHLDGPAADSLAKTRQILEQRTGETFPASFSDTDALLVGTGRRTPTDTEKDALGDLAAKLPFVVG encoded by the coding sequence GTGGATCTCTTCTCCCGCTCTTGGGCCGCGCTCCTCGCCGCTGTCGCCGAAACCCCCGACGAAGACTTCGCCAAACCGTCCGGCTGCGCCGGCTGGCTGGTGCAGGACCTGGTGTGTCACCTGGTGATCGATGCCCAGGACGTCCTGATCACTCTCGCGACCCCCGCTGAAACGGCGCCCACCCGCGACGCGGTGACCTACTGGGAGGTCAGCACCAAACCGCCGACCGGTGAAGACGACCTCGACGCGCTGATCGTGCGGCTCGCAGCCGCGTACCGGGAACCGCGGCTGCTCAAGTTCCACCTCGACGACGTCGGTTCCGCCGCGGGCCGCGCCGCCCGCCTCGCCGACCAGGGCACGATGGTCGCCACCCGCGACATCGTCCTGTCCGCGGGTGACTTCCTGGCCGCGTACGTCCTGGAATGGACACTGCACCACCTCGACCTCGTCGCGCACTTGCCGCACCTCGACGGGCCCGCCGCGGACAGCCTCGCCAAGACACGTCAGATCCTGGAGCAGCGCACCGGCGAAACGTTCCCCGCGTCGTTCTCCGACACGGACGCGCTCCTCGTCGGCACCGGCCGCCGCACGCCGACAGACACCGAAAAGGACGCCCTCGGCGACCTCGCCGCGAAGCTCCCCTTCGTCGTCGGCTAG
- a CDS encoding SDR family NAD(P)-dependent oxidoreductase, with the protein MNGLLDDKAVVVTGAGRGLGEAFAVHVARAGGAVVVNDVDAGLAEQTAENIRRFGGRAVASGHSVADPKQAQEIVDLCVAEFGAIDGLVNNAGLNYEALPWEDDVEQARELVEVNVLGVMYTGLAAIKAMVARGEPGSIVNISSGASLGQRKLGVYAASKGAVASLTYSWALDLEESGIRVNAVCPLAHTRMVWKSERSLRSCPPDRTPSRIAPVVLFLLGPGSDGITGQMIRCNGPQLHVMGQPYLKQPILERPVWDTETVQRAFDEVFSAHLENYGLEKRVPPRLRKWTESTRTA; encoded by the coding sequence ATGAACGGTTTGCTCGACGACAAGGCCGTCGTCGTGACCGGGGCTGGTCGCGGCCTCGGCGAGGCGTTCGCGGTGCACGTGGCGAGGGCGGGCGGGGCCGTCGTGGTCAACGACGTCGACGCCGGACTGGCGGAACAGACGGCGGAGAACATCCGCCGGTTCGGCGGGAGGGCGGTGGCCAGCGGGCACAGCGTCGCGGATCCGAAACAGGCGCAGGAGATCGTCGACCTCTGCGTCGCCGAGTTCGGCGCGATCGACGGGCTGGTCAACAACGCGGGCCTGAACTACGAGGCGTTGCCGTGGGAGGACGATGTCGAGCAGGCCCGCGAACTGGTCGAGGTGAACGTCCTCGGCGTCATGTACACCGGGCTCGCCGCGATCAAGGCGATGGTCGCACGCGGCGAACCGGGCTCGATCGTCAACATCTCGTCCGGGGCGTCACTCGGGCAGCGCAAGCTCGGCGTGTACGCCGCCAGCAAGGGCGCCGTCGCTTCGCTGACCTACTCCTGGGCGCTCGACCTGGAGGAGAGCGGGATCCGCGTGAACGCGGTCTGCCCGCTCGCGCACACCCGGATGGTGTGGAAGTCCGAACGGTCGCTGCGGTCGTGCCCGCCGGACCGGACGCCGTCGCGGATCGCGCCGGTCGTCCTCTTCCTGCTCGGCCCCGGATCCGACGGGATCACCGGGCAGATGATCCGCTGCAACGGGCCGCAACTGCACGTCATGGGGCAGCCGTACCTGAAGCAGCCCATCCTCGAGCGGCCGGTGTGGGACACCGAGACCGTGCAGCGCGCCTTCGACGAGGTCTTCAGCGCGCACTTGGAGAACTACGGACTCGAAAAGCGTGTCCCGCCCCGGCTGCGCAAGTGGACGGAGTCGACCCGGACCGCGTGA
- a CDS encoding MFS transporter translates to MKTNAAPRMTAALANREFRALWLAEVQSLIGDQLTIVALAILVYDRTGSALLSAVVYSLTFLPALAGGLGLSQLADRYPRRTVLVYSSLLQGVLIATMAIPGTPLPLLCGLVVLARLANAPGNAAQNALTREVFTDDDLYLKSQDIRGISTNSAMLLGLAGGGLLVSQVGVSWALSLDAATFLLSAALVRFSVSRRAAASDGNGSWFGAVKQVFGNRHLRVLVWFSWLVGLAVVPEGLAAPLAAEMGVGKQAVGWLLAADPLGFVIGAFLLSRFVSAEQRRKLLGVLAALPMVALIAFALKPGLIPALLLLAAAGAAGAYLITVSATFITWVPNGLRGGAGGVYRTGLRVAQGIGAGLGGLAADRLGAATSAIALAGMVGLLLAVLVALSWGHLNGSTPEPLPS, encoded by the coding sequence GTGAAGACGAACGCGGCGCCACGGATGACCGCCGCCCTGGCCAACCGCGAGTTCCGCGCGCTCTGGCTCGCCGAGGTGCAGTCCCTCATCGGGGACCAGCTGACCATCGTCGCGCTGGCGATCCTCGTCTACGACCGCACCGGCTCCGCGCTGCTTTCCGCGGTGGTCTACTCCCTGACCTTCCTGCCCGCGCTGGCAGGCGGTCTCGGCCTCTCCCAGCTGGCCGACCGCTACCCGAGACGCACCGTCCTCGTCTACTCGTCGCTGCTCCAAGGCGTGCTGATCGCGACCATGGCGATCCCCGGCACCCCGCTCCCCCTGCTGTGCGGGCTGGTGGTGCTGGCCCGGCTCGCGAACGCGCCCGGCAACGCGGCACAGAACGCGCTGACCCGCGAGGTGTTCACCGACGACGACCTCTATCTCAAGAGCCAGGACATCCGCGGCATCTCGACCAACTCCGCCATGCTCCTCGGCCTGGCGGGCGGCGGGCTGCTGGTTTCACAGGTCGGCGTGAGCTGGGCGTTGTCCCTGGACGCCGCGACGTTCCTGCTGAGCGCGGCCCTGGTCCGGTTCTCCGTCTCCCGGCGGGCCGCCGCGTCCGACGGCAACGGCAGCTGGTTCGGCGCGGTGAAACAGGTCTTCGGCAACCGTCACCTGCGGGTGCTGGTCTGGTTCTCGTGGCTGGTCGGCCTGGCCGTCGTCCCCGAAGGGCTCGCCGCGCCGCTCGCCGCGGAGATGGGCGTGGGGAAACAGGCCGTCGGCTGGCTGCTGGCCGCCGATCCGCTGGGTTTCGTCATCGGGGCTTTCCTGCTGTCCCGGTTCGTCTCGGCGGAACAACGGCGGAAACTGCTCGGTGTGCTGGCCGCACTGCCGATGGTCGCCCTGATCGCCTTCGCGCTCAAACCGGGGCTGATCCCGGCGCTGCTCCTGCTGGCGGCGGCGGGTGCCGCGGGGGCGTACCTGATCACGGTGAGCGCCACGTTCATCACCTGGGTCCCGAACGGGCTTCGGGGCGGTGCCGGCGGGGTCTATCGCACAGGGTTGCGGGTGGCTCAGGGAATAGGGGCGGGACTCGGCGGGCTGGCCGCCGATCGACTCGGGGCCGCGACCTCGGCCATCGCGCTGGCAGGCATGGTCGGCCTGCTGCTGGCCGTACTGGTCGCGCTCAGCTGGGGGCATCTCAACGGATCCACCCCGGAACCGTTGCCGTCATGA
- a CDS encoding GGDEF domain-containing protein, which produces MPAETGDGRQHGDGTGDLDERAATADAESGVPVTERGQTSPEGDQGEPPQRHPYDPRAWALWQRPKRFIAFLFAMEVIGIAIMVFATMHSTNPGKTDWVRFAILAVGATAHIQLTQRQEERRRDRSRTVLIDLTAVWTFPAAVILPLSLTLSIIAIVRIQHWFIARRPAHNFVFSSVTHGVSVTLASLTFAAFGPHEWGRISGWDTFGEFGVLILTGMVFEAVQIAYIGGILAIGSPKRPSMSTVLGNTADNLLEAITIGLGAVTAVLLLIMPPMVIVMAVVTVVFNRLAEIDQLQNDARTDPKTGVLNMRGWSESADRALGRTARSDDNLALLMIDLDHFKWINDTYGHPAGDDVLRDVAQKLDEVTRPADVIGRFGGEEFLVLLPDIDETAAKLAAERVRSAIAELHIVTTDKRGSRVTISGRTTSIGAALFPRHGESLEELLHASDAAVYVAKENGRNQVRFAQDVERPAPSD; this is translated from the coding sequence TTGCCAGCCGAGACCGGCGACGGCCGCCAGCACGGCGACGGCACCGGCGACCTTGACGAGCGAGCGGCGACGGCCGACGCGGAGAGCGGTGTACCGGTGACCGAACGCGGGCAGACAAGCCCGGAAGGTGACCAGGGTGAACCCCCGCAGCGCCATCCGTACGATCCCAGGGCGTGGGCCCTGTGGCAGCGGCCGAAACGGTTCATCGCGTTCCTTTTCGCGATGGAGGTCATCGGAATCGCGATCATGGTCTTCGCGACGATGCATTCCACGAATCCGGGAAAAACAGACTGGGTTCGTTTCGCGATTCTCGCCGTCGGCGCGACGGCACATATTCAGCTCACCCAGCGCCAAGAGGAAAGGCGACGCGATCGCAGTCGCACCGTCCTCATCGACCTCACCGCGGTCTGGACATTTCCAGCGGCGGTCATCCTGCCGCTTTCACTGACGCTTTCCATCATCGCGATCGTCCGGATCCAGCATTGGTTCATCGCCCGGCGGCCCGCGCACAACTTCGTGTTCTCGTCGGTCACCCACGGCGTTTCGGTGACCTTGGCGTCGCTCACCTTCGCCGCGTTCGGGCCGCATGAATGGGGCCGGATTTCCGGCTGGGACACCTTCGGCGAATTCGGCGTCCTGATCCTCACCGGGATGGTCTTCGAAGCGGTCCAGATCGCCTACATCGGCGGCATCCTCGCGATCGGCTCGCCGAAGCGGCCCTCGATGTCGACCGTACTGGGCAATACGGCGGACAACCTGCTGGAAGCCATCACGATCGGCCTCGGCGCGGTCACCGCGGTACTGCTGTTGATCATGCCGCCGATGGTGATCGTGATGGCCGTGGTGACGGTGGTGTTCAATCGCCTCGCCGAGATCGACCAACTGCAAAACGATGCGCGGACGGACCCGAAAACCGGTGTTCTGAACATGCGCGGATGGTCGGAGTCGGCCGATCGGGCGCTCGGAAGGACCGCCCGATCGGACGACAACCTCGCACTTCTGATGATTGATCTCGACCACTTCAAGTGGATTAACGACACTTATGGACATCCCGCTGGCGACGACGTCCTCCGCGATGTGGCACAGAAATTGGACGAGGTCACCCGGCCCGCCGACGTGATCGGCCGGTTCGGCGGCGAGGAATTCCTCGTACTACTCCCGGATATCGACGAAACGGCGGCGAAACTCGCCGCCGAGCGAGTGCGCAGCGCTATCGCCGAACTGCATATAGTGACCACCGACAAACGGGGCAGCCGCGTCACGATCTCGGGCCGTACCACCTCGATCGGAGCGGCACTGTTCCCTCGCCACGGTGAATCACTGGAGGAGCTCTTGCACGCCTCCGACGCCGCCGTTTACGTCGCCAAGGAGAACGGCCGGAACCAGGTGCGGTTCGCCCAGGACGTGGAACGGCCCGCTCCGTCGGACTGA
- a CDS encoding phospholipase A2, with amino-acid sequence MSATAESDGPPARIRRPWSTSGWLLLVTVLVFGFGLIASRPASPPDQGPPTGDLLAAQNAVDALVRPGPVENVIAELPADFTAVSGITPGVMTARDGTVRAVHTDGGCSAPWGDDNTKWDYAIPCKAHDLGYDILRYAERKGHPLGQEARASLDDRLSADMHHTCVINPMDSRGTCDVVASLYTAGLVLNSWHQRWGPPVGDPLGPMIVGVLVIGALLVFRLRGWARLRRTTVTLPREPRPVRPVGRWALLGVAGVVLMLLGESAVALAHWAGAPERSLWPFTWLAQLCPLIFFAVGRINEAGWRSIRARSGHYPQYLADRASPLLRPALIFAVVALVVPLALEVLGIPTGTNATVMRIALHPLWLLGVFLLTVVLAPALLALYRRTRTVSIAGLLALTLASEAAAQWSGSPVPRYAETLFLALFVQQLAFAHADGVRLPRGVLLMTAFTGAAGLGLAVAVRGEGPMLLGGPGAPAALSGPPWGVLLLGLVQLALLGLLARPLARLGGRPAIAAAARLVLRAPMSLYLGFLSAMLLLVAVVYLPGPFVDGLSWLVRPRILLALALLAVPAVLVFWWFERHWNTQPRGPQQRAVDEPGLRAAVFCRAAATVGMAYAMLGVFGFALTRFGGASADADLLGLRFGPVQSLVNLLLGVYLLHTVRNGTSRMTGTWLVCAVACAPPLMGALDGKHVSAASVALPVATIVVAMLAAAATLVPARAARRVLP; translated from the coding sequence ATGTCAGCGACAGCCGAATCCGACGGCCCGCCTGCCCGGATCCGGCGGCCCTGGTCGACTTCCGGCTGGTTGCTGCTGGTCACGGTGCTGGTGTTCGGGTTCGGCCTGATCGCGTCGCGGCCTGCCTCGCCGCCGGACCAGGGTCCGCCGACGGGTGATCTCCTCGCCGCCCAGAACGCGGTCGACGCGCTGGTCCGGCCGGGCCCGGTCGAGAACGTCATCGCCGAACTGCCCGCCGACTTCACCGCGGTCAGCGGGATCACCCCCGGTGTGATGACGGCACGCGACGGCACCGTGCGCGCCGTCCACACCGACGGGGGTTGCTCGGCGCCCTGGGGCGACGACAACACCAAATGGGACTACGCGATCCCCTGCAAGGCCCACGACCTCGGCTACGACATCCTCCGCTACGCCGAACGCAAGGGGCACCCGCTCGGCCAGGAGGCCAGGGCCTCGCTCGACGACCGGCTCTCGGCCGACATGCACCACACCTGCGTCATCAACCCGATGGACTCACGCGGCACCTGCGACGTCGTCGCCTCGCTCTACACCGCAGGCCTCGTGCTCAACTCCTGGCACCAGCGCTGGGGACCGCCGGTCGGCGACCCGCTCGGCCCGATGATCGTCGGGGTGCTGGTGATCGGCGCGCTGCTGGTGTTCCGCCTGCGCGGCTGGGCCCGCCTCCGCCGGACCACCGTCACGCTTCCCCGCGAGCCGCGCCCGGTGCGTCCGGTCGGCCGCTGGGCGTTGCTCGGGGTCGCCGGGGTCGTGCTGATGCTGCTCGGCGAATCCGCCGTCGCCCTCGCGCACTGGGCGGGCGCCCCGGAGCGGTCGCTGTGGCCGTTCACCTGGCTCGCCCAGCTCTGCCCGCTGATCTTCTTCGCGGTGGGCCGGATCAACGAAGCGGGCTGGCGCTCGATCCGCGCGAGGAGCGGCCACTATCCGCAGTACCTCGCCGACCGCGCGAGCCCACTGCTGCGCCCGGCGCTGATCTTCGCCGTCGTCGCGCTGGTCGTCCCGCTCGCGCTGGAAGTACTGGGGATCCCGACGGGGACGAACGCCACCGTCATGCGGATCGCGCTGCACCCGCTCTGGCTGCTCGGCGTCTTCCTGCTGACCGTCGTCCTCGCGCCGGCGCTGCTGGCGCTCTATCGCCGGACGCGCACCGTCTCCATCGCCGGGCTGCTGGCCTTGACCCTGGCGAGCGAAGCCGCGGCGCAGTGGTCCGGTTCGCCTGTCCCGCGCTACGCGGAGACGTTGTTCCTCGCGCTGTTCGTCCAGCAGCTGGCGTTCGCCCACGCCGACGGCGTCCGCCTGCCGCGTGGTGTTCTCCTGATGACGGCGTTCACCGGCGCCGCCGGGCTCGGCCTCGCGGTCGCCGTCCGCGGCGAAGGGCCGATGCTGCTCGGCGGTCCCGGCGCCCCGGCCGCGTTGTCGGGCCCGCCGTGGGGCGTGCTCCTGCTCGGCCTGGTCCAGCTCGCGCTGCTCGGCCTGCTCGCCCGGCCGCTGGCGCGGCTCGGTGGACGTCCCGCGATCGCCGCCGCCGCCCGCCTCGTCCTGCGCGCCCCGATGAGCCTCTACCTGGGCTTCCTGTCCGCGATGCTGCTGCTCGTGGCGGTCGTCTACCTGCCGGGCCCGTTCGTGGACGGGCTCAGCTGGCTGGTCCGGCCGAGGATCCTGCTCGCGCTCGCCCTGCTGGCCGTGCCCGCCGTCCTCGTCTTCTGGTGGTTCGAGCGGCACTGGAACACTCAACCGCGTGGACCGCAGCAGCGGGCGGTCGACGAGCCGGGCCTGCGCGCCGCGGTGTTCTGCCGTGCGGCGGCGACGGTCGGGATGGCGTACGCGATGCTCGGCGTGTTCGGGTTCGCGCTGACCCGGTTCGGTGGCGCGTCGGCCGACGCCGACCTCCTCGGCCTCCGGTTCGGGCCGGTCCAGAGCCTGGTCAACCTGCTGCTGGGGGTGTACCTGCTGCACACCGTGCGGAACGGCACCAGCCGGATGACCGGGACCTGGCTGGTGTGTGCGGTCGCGTGCGCGCCGCCCCTGATGGGCGCCCTCGACGGGAAGCACGTCAGCGCCGCCTCGGTCGCCCTGCCGGTCGCGACGATCGTCGTCGCGATGCTCGCGGCGGCCGCCACCCTGGTCCCGGCCCGCGCGGCCCGGCGGGTCCTGCCCTGA
- a CDS encoding LCP family protein gives MGLTGYAWAAMDGLTFANVGIGADEGEKPADGARDILLVGLDSRTDAQGNPLSKEVLAQLRAGQADGELNTDSLIFVHIPNDGSKAVAISLPRDSYVDIPGGFGKHKINSAYARAMLDERKKQQENGVSDPKELDQKANEAGAKTLIKTVEQLTGSTIDNYAAINLLGFSEITQAIGGVDVCLNDDVDDQFSGAKFTKGPHTISGVEALGFVRQRHGLLRGDLDRVVRQQVFMAGMARKVLSAGTLTNPGRLNDLIAAIKKSVVLNQNWDIFGFAQQMKGLTGGQLEFRTIPVVNIEYKTPNDGVAIQVDPKQVKDFVQGLAGPQPGEQPPPSAESPNKATTVDVRNSTTRDGLASAVLKQLVDKGFTAGDTATASARKKTVVWVAKGEKAAGQAVADALGGNPTVQEDKSVEAGHVMVFLGSDFKAPSGAEGSGSSQNAAAPPPQQSDEQPITAEGVPCVN, from the coding sequence ATGGGCCTGACCGGATACGCGTGGGCCGCGATGGACGGACTGACCTTCGCGAACGTCGGCATCGGCGCCGACGAGGGCGAAAAGCCCGCCGACGGTGCCCGCGACATCCTGCTGGTCGGCCTCGACAGCCGCACGGACGCGCAGGGCAACCCGCTGTCCAAGGAGGTCCTCGCCCAGCTGCGCGCCGGGCAGGCCGACGGCGAGCTGAACACCGACTCGCTGATCTTCGTGCACATCCCGAACGACGGTTCGAAAGCCGTCGCGATCTCGCTGCCGCGCGACTCTTACGTCGACATTCCCGGCGGTTTCGGCAAGCACAAGATCAACTCGGCGTATGCCCGCGCGATGCTCGACGAGCGCAAGAAGCAGCAGGAGAACGGCGTCTCCGACCCGAAGGAACTCGACCAGAAGGCCAACGAGGCCGGAGCGAAGACCCTGATCAAGACGGTCGAGCAGCTGACCGGCTCGACCATCGACAACTACGCCGCCATCAACCTGCTGGGCTTCAGCGAGATCACCCAGGCCATCGGCGGGGTCGACGTCTGTCTCAACGACGACGTCGACGACCAGTTCTCCGGCGCGAAGTTCACCAAGGGCCCGCACACCATCTCCGGCGTGGAGGCGCTCGGCTTCGTCCGGCAGCGCCACGGGCTGCTGCGAGGCGACCTCGACCGCGTCGTCCGGCAGCAGGTGTTCATGGCCGGGATGGCACGGAAGGTGCTCTCGGCGGGCACGCTCACGAATCCTGGCAGGCTCAACGACCTGATCGCGGCCATCAAGAAGTCGGTCGTGCTCAACCAGAACTGGGACATCTTCGGCTTTGCGCAGCAGATGAAGGGCCTGACCGGCGGGCAGCTCGAGTTCCGGACGATCCCGGTCGTCAACATCGAGTACAAGACCCCGAACGACGGCGTCGCGATCCAGGTCGACCCGAAACAGGTCAAGGACTTCGTCCAGGGGCTCGCGGGCCCGCAGCCCGGCGAGCAGCCGCCGCCGTCCGCCGAGTCGCCCAACAAGGCGACCACGGTCGACGTCCGGAACTCCACGACACGGGACGGACTGGCCTCGGCGGTGCTGAAGCAGCTCGTCGACAAGGGCTTCACCGCGGGCGACACGGCCACCGCGAGCGCGCGCAAGAAGACGGTGGTCTGGGTCGCCAAGGGCGAGAAGGCGGCGGGACAGGCCGTCGCCGACGCGCTCGGCGGCAACCCCACGGTCCAAGAGGACAAGAGCGTCGAGGCCGGGCATGTGATGGTCTTCCTCGGCTCGGACTTCAAGGCGCCGAGCGGCGCGGAGGGCTCCGGCTCCTCGCAGAACGCCGCCGCTCCGCCGCCCCAGCAGTCCGACGAGCAGCCGATCACCGCCGAAGGTGTCCCCTGCGTCAACTAA
- a CDS encoding helix-turn-helix transcriptional regulator, translating to MLIDAESYQRILGDELRKLRRKRGWTRKELNQHLQSEISLQTLATYELGTRHCSVVRLVELCVAMDELPQDLLAKVHRRVFVDEPGRVRIDLRLVIDDDQEELLPLRRWADDRLKRPGDNGSAEVHLDFAALERMAELCGIPTVDLIGRLRRLNPS from the coding sequence GTGCTGATCGACGCTGAGAGCTATCAGCGGATACTCGGAGACGAGCTCCGCAAGCTCCGCCGTAAACGTGGCTGGACACGCAAGGAACTGAACCAGCATCTGCAGAGCGAGATCTCGCTCCAGACGCTGGCCACCTACGAGCTGGGCACCCGCCACTGTTCGGTGGTGCGGCTGGTCGAACTGTGCGTCGCGATGGACGAGCTGCCACAGGACCTGCTGGCCAAGGTGCACCGCCGGGTGTTCGTGGACGAACCGGGCCGGGTCCGGATCGACCTGCGCCTGGTGATCGACGACGACCAGGAAGAACTGCTCCCCCTGCGACGGTGGGCGGACGACCGGCTCAAACGGCCGGGCGACAACGGTTCCGCCGAAGTCCATCTCGACTTCGCGGCGCTGGAGCGGATGGCCGAACTCTGCGGCATCCCCACCGTCGATCTCATCGGAAGGCTTCGCCGGCTCAACCCCTCATGA
- a CDS encoding TetR/AcrR family transcriptional regulator: protein MRQMIEIAEEVFAERGYGAASMDDIAERVGVSKPMLYEYFNSKEGLLLACIQQSRAALREVTERATAGATSAEDALRRGLLAFFVFIRERRQAWSLLRHEMALIGAGAADEIEQTRRQQTDLIAALMSDYFDAGDDLRAEASAEFVVGACERLAIWCERHEDVSPELATDYAMDVLWPGLSARAR from the coding sequence ATGCGGCAGATGATCGAAATTGCCGAGGAAGTCTTCGCCGAACGCGGCTACGGCGCGGCGTCGATGGACGACATCGCCGAACGCGTCGGGGTCTCCAAGCCGATGCTCTACGAGTACTTCAACTCGAAAGAGGGGCTGCTGCTGGCCTGCATCCAGCAGTCGCGGGCGGCGCTGCGCGAGGTCACCGAACGGGCGACCGCCGGCGCGACGTCCGCCGAGGACGCGCTGCGGCGCGGCCTGCTCGCCTTCTTCGTCTTCATCCGGGAACGACGGCAGGCCTGGTCGCTGCTCCGCCACGAGATGGCGCTGATCGGGGCCGGCGCCGCCGACGAGATCGAGCAGACCCGGCGCCAGCAGACCGACCTGATCGCCGCGCTGATGAGCGACTACTTCGACGCGGGCGACGACCTGCGGGCCGAGGCGTCCGCGGAATTCGTCGTCGGCGCGTGCGAACGGCTCGCGATCTGGTGCGAGCGGCACGAGGACGTCAGCCCCGAACTGGCGACCGACTACGCGATGGACGTCCTCTGGCCGGGCCTGTCCGCGCGGGCCCGCTGA
- a CDS encoding DUF3618 domain-containing protein: MARDPETIEREIEQARNALVATLDQLGTKANPAKLVDSAKSGLRAKLDEPKVKYPLIGGAVLIGVLLIRKLLK; encoded by the coding sequence GTGGCTCGCGATCCCGAGACCATCGAGCGTGAGATCGAGCAGGCCAGGAACGCGCTGGTCGCCACGCTCGACCAGCTGGGCACGAAGGCGAACCCCGCGAAGCTGGTGGATTCCGCGAAGTCCGGTCTGCGCGCGAAGCTGGACGAGCCCAAGGTGAAGTACCCGCTCATCGGCGGGGCGGTGCTGATCGGCGTGCTGCTGATCCGCAAGCTCCTGAAGTAG